The proteins below are encoded in one region of Megasphaera vaginalis (ex Bordigoni et al. 2020):
- a CDS encoding hydroxyacid dehydrogenase — protein MAKIVISHRLHDDGMAVLEKAGVDVVITNSGEPADMLPELKDADGVIIRIGRIDKATMEQCPKLKVIARPGVGVDDVDVAGATELGIPVVIAPGANTRSVAEHSMAMMFACAKDMLHSDQEMRKGNFGVRSSYKAYELFGKTLGLIGYGHIGGDFAEMATGIGMKVLVYDPFISKEAVEKQGYGYRETVEDILKEADVISIHTPLTPETKNMIGEKEIALMKSDAILINCARGGIVDEAALDKALSENRIHSAGTDVVVHEPIDPNDPLFTHDNIIVTPHMAGQTREAASGVATMAAEGAVAVVNGMKWDKVCNPKAYDHQRWQK, from the coding sequence ATGGCAAAGATTGTTATTTCGCATAGACTGCACGATGACGGCATGGCTGTTCTGGAAAAAGCAGGCGTCGACGTCGTTATTACCAACAGCGGCGAACCGGCAGATATGCTGCCTGAATTAAAAGACGCCGACGGTGTTATTATCCGTATCGGTCGTATCGATAAAGCGACGATGGAACAATGCCCGAAGCTGAAAGTCATTGCCCGTCCGGGCGTCGGCGTTGACGATGTCGATGTCGCGGGAGCGACGGAATTAGGCATTCCCGTCGTCATTGCTCCCGGCGCTAATACGCGGTCCGTTGCCGAACATTCGATGGCGATGATGTTTGCTTGCGCCAAGGACATGCTGCACAGCGATCAGGAAATGCGCAAAGGGAATTTCGGCGTCCGCAGTTCGTATAAAGCCTATGAACTCTTCGGCAAGACCTTAGGTCTTATCGGTTATGGACACATTGGCGGCGATTTTGCCGAAATGGCGACGGGCATCGGCATGAAGGTCCTCGTTTATGATCCGTTCATCAGCAAAGAAGCCGTAGAAAAGCAAGGGTACGGCTATCGTGAGACGGTAGAAGATATATTAAAAGAAGCCGATGTCATTTCCATTCACACGCCGCTGACCCCGGAAACGAAGAATATGATCGGCGAAAAAGAAATTGCCCTGATGAAAAGCGACGCGATATTGATTAACTGCGCCCGCGGCGGCATTGTCGATGAAGCAGCATTGGATAAGGCTTTGAGCGAAAATAGAATTCATAGTGCCGGTACCGATGTTGTCGTCCACGAACCGATCGATCCGAACGACCCGTTGTTTACACATGACAATATCATTGTTACGCCCCACATGGCGGGACAGACACGGGAAGCGGCTTCCGGCGTGGCGACGATGGCGGCAGAAGGCGCCGTTGCCGTCGTAAACGGCATGAAATGGGACAAAGTCTGCAATCCGAAAGCTTACGATCATCAGCGGTGGCAGAAATAA
- a CDS encoding amidohydrolase family protein — MGKEKLDLLIKNVMIVNGRQGTVEKGCVAVAGGRIAAYDPATEYLVGDEIDGNGYYLSPGWIDSHTHIFTGVTEPGFAADLGLIPMGVTTAIDGGSAGVATWPVFKQKIVDSTYLNVFYSLNVSPAGQITERYPENVDPAHYDVSMLRRIMETDSQHARGLKLRYGAEVVAGIDDDVLGKTLELAEELQCAITIHVTNPPCPMEDILERLRPGDVVCHAYQGKGSTIIDEHGHVKEAAMTARRRGVRFDSADARINHSYRVIKQALAEGFIPDIISTDMTKNGIFNNMCWGLPVVLSKWFNLGLSLPEVIAACTCNPAAIHHLPDGIGTLDIGAAANLTVFSVEERPFHLRNRLGEDFTGKQMLIPQVTIINGNVRFKNLYFPF; from the coding sequence GTGGGCAAAGAAAAACTGGATTTACTGATCAAAAATGTCATGATTGTCAATGGCCGGCAGGGAACGGTCGAAAAAGGGTGTGTAGCAGTTGCCGGCGGCCGGATTGCCGCATATGATCCGGCAACGGAATATCTTGTCGGCGATGAAATCGACGGTAACGGATATTACCTGAGTCCGGGCTGGATTGATTCGCATACCCACATTTTTACGGGCGTTACGGAACCTGGATTCGCCGCCGATTTGGGGCTTATTCCGATGGGAGTAACGACGGCTATTGACGGAGGCAGTGCCGGCGTTGCCACCTGGCCGGTATTTAAACAGAAAATTGTTGACAGTACCTATCTGAATGTATTTTATTCTCTTAATGTGTCGCCGGCCGGCCAGATTACAGAACGATATCCGGAAAATGTAGACCCTGCGCACTATGATGTCTCGATGCTGAGACGGATCATGGAGACCGATTCACAGCATGCACGGGGGCTGAAATTGCGCTACGGCGCGGAAGTAGTGGCGGGCATTGACGACGATGTTCTGGGAAAAACGCTGGAATTGGCGGAAGAACTGCAGTGCGCCATTACTATCCATGTTACGAACCCGCCGTGTCCGATGGAAGATATTCTCGAAAGGCTGCGCCCCGGCGACGTGGTATGTCATGCTTATCAAGGGAAAGGCAGTACGATTATCGACGAACACGGGCATGTCAAGGAGGCTGCTATGACTGCGCGACGGCGCGGCGTTCGGTTTGATTCTGCCGATGCGAGGATTAACCATAGTTATCGGGTTATTAAGCAGGCCTTGGCAGAAGGGTTTATACCGGATATTATTTCTACGGATATGACAAAAAACGGTATTTTCAACAATATGTGCTGGGGATTGCCTGTCGTTTTGTCCAAATGGTTTAATTTAGGCCTGTCGCTGCCGGAAGTTATCGCCGCTTGCACGTGTAATCCGGCTGCTATCCACCATCTGCCTGACGGCATCGGTACCCTTGATATCGGCGCGGCCGCCAACCTGACGGTCTTCAGTGTTGAAGAACGGCCTTTCCATTTGCGGAACAGATTGGGTGAAGACTTTACAGGTAAGCAAATGTTGATTCCGCAGGTGACGATCATAAATGGTAACGTGCGGTTTAAAAATTTATATTTCCCCTTTTAA
- a CDS encoding hemerythrin domain-containing protein yields MEVDSIDRFKQQSVAAMLTELEATHHVTERRLMAAVEEGLNKILLVHYPHHGEALTRLHHTYAALKAELEEHFAKEEKLVFPLMREHTHPDAATLAYVQRLEEEHAGAGDLIKDIQQMTDQLTPPADACPTFKQTYRLLGELFDDVFVHIFKENAIVFPEYAEQ; encoded by the coding sequence TTGGAAGTCGATTCCATCGATCGTTTTAAGCAACAGTCCGTTGCCGCTATGTTGACCGAGCTGGAGGCGACACATCATGTTACGGAAAGACGATTGATGGCGGCCGTTGAGGAAGGCTTAAATAAGATTCTTCTTGTCCATTATCCGCACCACGGCGAAGCTTTGACGCGGCTGCATCATACGTATGCGGCGTTGAAGGCGGAATTGGAGGAACATTTTGCCAAGGAAGAAAAGCTGGTCTTTCCTTTGATGCGCGAACATACTCATCCGGATGCAGCGACGTTGGCCTATGTGCAGCGTTTGGAAGAAGAACACGCTGGAGCTGGCGATTTGATTAAGGACATACAGCAGATGACGGATCAGCTGACCCCGCCGGCCGATGCCTGTCCGACGTTCAAACAGACGTACCGGCTGTTGGGAGAGCTCTTTGACGATGTTTTTGTCCATATTTTTAAGGAAAACGCCATCGTCTTTCCGGAGTATGCGGAACAGTAA
- a CDS encoding DUF542 domain-containing protein: MITKEHTLAQIVKEYPQTIPYFNDLHFDYCCGGGIPLAEAVKDTDLNVDTVVKEVNLLPSMRISRRWKSIPSIVLSNSPLPLC, from the coding sequence ATGATTACCAAAGAACATACGTTGGCGCAGATCGTCAAAGAGTATCCGCAGACAATCCCGTATTTTAATGATCTTCATTTCGATTATTGCTGTGGCGGCGGCATTCCGCTCGCAGAAGCCGTTAAAGATACGGATCTGAATGTTGATACGGTTGTGAAGGAAGTGAATTTATTGCCGAGCATGAGAATAAGCCGGCGTTGGAAGTCGATTCCATCGATCGTTTTAAGCAACAGTCCGTTGCCGCTATGTTGA
- a CDS encoding MFS transporter, giving the protein MASENNTAALAGQAGEKRTHVRWAVAAMMWAAIAINFIDRTTLAIATPHIMKDLSVTTEEMGMLMSAFFLCYALLQIPAGFVSEKFGQRKALGLSVLWWSIATGLTGVATGFKSLLSLRMILGIGEAGAYPSNAAITRNWFPKSERATVGGLFDSGQKFGGAFGIPILTWLMIQIGWQGTFVVLGVIGVAWSLIWFAFFKNKPEEHQGVNQAELDYIRDGEDSTADASMPMKWYELLKYRNVRAMCIGFFMINYNSYFFITWLPMYLMKDRGLSFAEMGFAASLPLLCGAVVEIIAGVTSDKVHSSGKLSLTATRKLFLCIGLAMAAFIGFAAVTESLVLTLILLCISKSGTVVAASQVWAIPSEIAPRNMTGIVAGIQNCVSNFGGVVGPVVTGFIVSSTGHFEFALLFSAVLLVIAMVNFVFGLGKIEPIQVEER; this is encoded by the coding sequence ATGGCTAGTGAAAATAATACCGCTGCGCTTGCCGGCCAGGCCGGCGAAAAGCGCACCCATGTCCGCTGGGCCGTAGCCGCCATGATGTGGGCCGCTATTGCTATCAATTTCATCGACCGAACGACGTTGGCCATTGCGACGCCGCATATTATGAAAGATCTGAGCGTGACGACGGAAGAAATGGGCATGCTCATGTCGGCCTTTTTCTTATGCTATGCGTTATTGCAGATTCCGGCAGGTTTCGTTTCCGAAAAATTCGGTCAACGCAAAGCGCTGGGGTTATCGGTACTCTGGTGGTCTATCGCCACCGGTCTTACGGGCGTTGCTACCGGCTTCAAGTCGTTGCTTTCGTTGCGCATGATCTTGGGGATTGGCGAGGCCGGAGCCTATCCCAGTAATGCCGCCATTACACGCAACTGGTTTCCCAAAAGTGAACGTGCTACTGTCGGCGGCCTTTTTGACAGCGGCCAGAAATTCGGCGGCGCCTTCGGAATCCCTATTCTGACGTGGCTCATGATTCAGATCGGTTGGCAGGGGACTTTCGTCGTTTTGGGTGTTATCGGCGTTGCCTGGTCGCTCATCTGGTTTGCTTTTTTCAAAAACAAACCGGAAGAACATCAGGGCGTCAATCAGGCAGAGTTGGATTACATCCGGGACGGCGAGGATTCGACAGCCGATGCGTCGATGCCGATGAAATGGTATGAATTGTTGAAGTACCGCAACGTTCGCGCCATGTGTATCGGGTTCTTCATGATAAACTACAATTCCTACTTCTTTATCACGTGGCTGCCTATGTATCTGATGAAAGATCGCGGTCTCAGCTTTGCGGAAATGGGCTTTGCCGCATCGCTGCCGCTGCTGTGCGGCGCCGTCGTCGAAATTATTGCCGGCGTTACCTCGGACAAGGTTCATTCGTCAGGTAAATTGTCCCTGACGGCGACACGGAAGCTGTTTCTGTGTATCGGGTTGGCTATGGCGGCTTTCATCGGCTTTGCGGCTGTTACGGAATCGCTCGTTCTGACGCTGATTCTGCTTTGTATTTCCAAATCCGGAACCGTTGTCGCCGCATCTCAAGTCTGGGCTATTCCCAGTGAAATTGCGCCGCGGAATATGACGGGGATCGTCGCCGGCATTCAGAACTGCGTTTCCAATTTCGGTGGTGTCGTCGGTCCTGTTGTCACGGGATTCATCGTCAGTTCGACCGGTCATTTTGAATTCGCTCTGCTTTTCTCGGCAGTATTGTTGGTCATTGCCATGGTCAATTTCGTCTTCGGGTTAGGTAAGATTGAGCCGATACAAGTAGAAGAACGTTAA
- a CDS encoding DeoR/GlpR family DNA-binding transcription regulator, translated as MLQAERHQYILEKLYRHKAVEVNELATELGVTPMTIRRDLQALEEGGRVKKSHGGAVLSESIAREATYRNRKLSHVEEKRAIAKEALNLIEPSMSVYLDAGTTNYELAILMQERHWEDVTVVTNDLSIGKLLLPVAGIQVIFIGGMLDAESESTCSFFASQMMSAMHVDLAVLGTQAITDDGRVMSAKAEKVGLKRACLKGADRTVLLADASKFGKNKLYYLFDLTAVDMLITDYEIKGSLATLVDGSGIVYKRVKVGER; from the coding sequence ATGCTGCAAGCCGAGCGACACCAGTATATATTGGAAAAGTTATACCGGCATAAGGCCGTTGAAGTGAATGAGCTGGCGACGGAATTGGGCGTTACGCCGATGACGATCCGTCGTGATCTGCAGGCGCTGGAGGAAGGGGGCCGCGTGAAAAAAAGCCACGGCGGTGCCGTTTTGTCGGAATCGATCGCCAGGGAAGCGACATACAGGAACCGCAAACTGTCCCATGTGGAGGAAAAGCGGGCCATTGCCAAGGAAGCGCTGAACCTGATCGAACCGTCTATGAGCGTTTATCTCGATGCCGGTACGACAAATTACGAGCTGGCTATCTTGATGCAGGAACGACATTGGGAAGATGTCACGGTGGTTACCAATGATCTGTCGATCGGTAAGCTGCTCCTGCCCGTTGCCGGCATACAGGTCATTTTTATCGGCGGCATGTTGGATGCGGAATCGGAATCGACATGCAGCTTTTTTGCCAGCCAGATGATGAGCGCAATGCATGTCGATCTAGCTGTTTTAGGTACGCAGGCGATTACCGATGACGGCCGCGTCATGAGCGCGAAAGCCGAAAAAGTTGGTCTCAAGCGAGCTTGTCTGAAAGGGGCCGATAGGACCGTGCTTCTGGCAGATGCGTCGAAATTCGGTAAAAATAAGCTGTATTATCTGTTTGACTTGACCGCTGTCGATATGCTGATTACGGATTATGAAATAAAAGGTTCGCTGGCAACGCTCGTCGACGGCAGCGGGATCGTTTATAAACGGGTAAAGGTAGGAGAAAGATAA
- a CDS encoding DUF362 domain-containing protein: MHVVSDECVKCGACADVCPVSCITEGETKYVVGDACIDCGACESVCPTGAIAAE, encoded by the coding sequence ATGCATGTAGTTTCTGATGAATGTGTAAAATGCGGCGCTTGCGCTGACGTATGTCCGGTTAGCTGCATTACTGAAGGCGAAACGAAGTATGTTGTAGGCGATGCTTGCATCGACTGCGGCGCTTGCGAATCCGTTTGCCCGACCGGCGCTATTGCAGCTGAATAA
- a CDS encoding four-carbon acid sugar kinase family protein, producing the protein MRDFVVIADDFTGANDTGVQIRAKGIPIDVVLEPQDLTASDRSVVIDTESRVVTAAEAYRRVRDAFLKVQACGGCRHVYKKVDSTLRGHLREEIQALIAVYEPEIIVFAPAFPDQGRTVREGRLCVHGTPLLDTELVTDPRNPVREDKVASILAEITGRPVRHRSGDALRNEKEPLDGAAFSFDTETNEDLAAIAGFFLKTGKRVLWIGSAGLAAALLHAAKPARPALAVIGSVSTKTMEQIAYCKARGVVSIKLPAAALHCGEETAATYLDAAVAALRAGTDVIITAAETRRDYESFAAYGRENGLTNDDLAAFTKTLLSEAAQVILEKVAVRGAFLTGGDTAIAVIRRLQATGSRIEKEIRSGFVQGRLIGGIMENLLIVTKAGAFGSETDIYDCMKKMD; encoded by the coding sequence ATGAGAGACTTCGTTGTCATTGCCGATGATTTTACCGGCGCTAACGATACGGGCGTGCAGATCCGTGCGAAGGGGATTCCGATCGACGTCGTGTTGGAACCGCAAGATCTTACCGCATCTGACCGATCTGTCGTCATTGATACGGAAAGTCGCGTCGTTACCGCGGCGGAAGCGTATCGTCGTGTGCGGGATGCCTTCTTGAAGGTGCAGGCATGCGGCGGCTGCCGGCATGTCTATAAAAAGGTGGATTCGACGCTGCGCGGCCATTTGCGGGAAGAAATACAAGCGCTTATTGCCGTGTATGAACCGGAAATCATCGTGTTTGCGCCGGCGTTTCCCGATCAGGGCAGAACGGTCAGAGAGGGACGCCTTTGCGTTCACGGTACGCCGCTCTTGGACACGGAACTGGTGACAGATCCGCGCAATCCCGTCAGAGAAGATAAGGTAGCGTCCATTTTGGCGGAAATCACGGGACGGCCCGTTCGGCATCGTAGCGGTGACGCCTTGCGAAATGAAAAAGAACCGTTGGATGGGGCGGCGTTTTCCTTTGATACCGAAACAAACGAAGACTTGGCAGCTATTGCCGGCTTCTTTTTGAAAACGGGGAAGCGCGTTCTTTGGATCGGTTCGGCCGGTTTGGCTGCCGCTTTGTTGCATGCGGCAAAGCCGGCGAGACCGGCCTTGGCCGTTATCGGCAGCGTCAGTACAAAGACGATGGAGCAGATCGCCTATTGCAAGGCGCGCGGCGTCGTTTCGATAAAACTGCCGGCGGCGGCGCTACATTGCGGCGAGGAGACGGCGGCGACGTATCTCGATGCCGCCGTGGCGGCGTTGCGCGCCGGCACCGACGTGATCATTACGGCGGCGGAAACGCGGCGGGATTATGAATCGTTTGCGGCGTACGGACGGGAAAACGGCCTTACCAATGATGACCTGGCGGCATTCACGAAAACTTTGCTGAGCGAGGCGGCGCAGGTCATTTTGGAAAAAGTCGCCGTCAGAGGCGCATTTTTGACCGGCGGCGATACGGCTATTGCCGTTATTCGCCGCTTACAGGCTACCGGGTCCCGTATAGAGAAAGAAATCCGTTCCGGCTTCGTGCAGGGGCGGCTGATCGGCGGTATCATGGAAAACCTGTTGATCGTTACGAAAGCCGGCGCTTTCGGTTCGGAAACGGATATATATGATTGTATGAAAAAAATGGATTAA
- a CDS encoding MFS transporter yields MNSVERDVNQVDEMNRTNARWRIFFMLAVICTINYIDRAVISVCMPQIQEELHFAPEVVGAILSAFFWGYALMQIPCGWLCDRFKPGKILLIGGLCWGVFQIVTGLISSSKIFMFVRALLGVSEAPIYPAGAKLQSIWLPVTERSRGSALVDVGSSLGNAFGAPLVALFVLWLDGWRGALVAIGILTAVIVVLCGRKLMTTPDTNKNVNQAEREYIKNALEEEWKANQQDSRLAKANVGLKAYFANKSFWGMCFGFTCGNCIAYGLMTWGPMYLATVHHLDIKGLGGALFIIYGVSVLGGLLGGTITDTLKRKFGKEKYNTIMHANLMVIGVATGGAMLLLSQSDSIYMAIACITVALFFQKWSGCLYWTVPAALAQRENIGTVGGCMNCVGNIGGAIIPLVIGGIVGATGSYFLALLLFACFGIGIGLCSLVINFTKKVGA; encoded by the coding sequence ATGAATTCAGTTGAAAGGGATGTGAACCAAGTGGATGAGATGAACAGAACCAATGCCAGATGGAGAATTTTCTTCATGTTAGCCGTTATTTGCACGATTAATTATATCGATCGCGCAGTTATATCGGTCTGTATGCCACAGATACAGGAAGAACTTCATTTTGCGCCGGAAGTTGTCGGGGCTATTCTCAGTGCTTTTTTCTGGGGTTATGCCTTGATGCAGATTCCCTGCGGTTGGCTGTGCGACCGATTCAAACCGGGAAAAATTTTATTAATAGGCGGACTGTGCTGGGGTGTTTTCCAGATTGTCACGGGCCTTATCAGCAGCAGCAAGATATTCATGTTTGTCAGGGCGTTGTTAGGCGTATCGGAGGCGCCCATCTATCCGGCAGGAGCCAAGTTACAGTCAATCTGGCTGCCGGTCACGGAGCGTTCTCGCGGCAGCGCTTTAGTTGATGTCGGATCCTCCTTGGGGAATGCCTTTGGGGCGCCGTTGGTGGCTTTATTCGTCTTATGGTTGGACGGCTGGCGCGGCGCGTTGGTTGCCATCGGTATTTTGACTGCTGTTATCGTCGTGCTGTGCGGCCGGAAGCTGATGACGACGCCTGATACCAATAAAAATGTCAATCAAGCCGAGCGTGAATACATTAAGAACGCCTTGGAAGAAGAGTGGAAAGCCAATCAACAGGATAGTCGGCTTGCGAAGGCTAACGTCGGCCTCAAAGCCTATTTTGCGAATAAGAGTTTTTGGGGTATGTGTTTTGGCTTTACTTGTGGAAATTGCATCGCTTATGGATTGATGACCTGGGGGCCGATGTACTTGGCAACGGTGCATCACCTCGATATTAAAGGCTTGGGCGGAGCGCTGTTCATTATTTACGGCGTCAGCGTTCTGGGCGGTTTGCTTGGCGGTACGATTACAGATACGCTGAAACGGAAATTCGGCAAAGAAAAATATAATACGATCATGCATGCGAATTTAATGGTTATCGGCGTCGCTACAGGCGGTGCTATGCTGCTCCTGAGCCAATCCGACTCCATTTATATGGCGATTGCCTGCATTACTGTCGCATTATTTTTCCAAAAATGGTCCGGCTGTTTATATTGGACGGTTCCGGCCGCTTTGGCACAACGGGAAAATATCGGGACCGTCGGCGGTTGTATGAACTGTGTGGGGAATATTGGCGGCGCCATTATCCCCCTGGTCATTGGCGGCATTGTCGGAGCCACGGGTTCATATTTCCTGGCGCTGCTCTTATTTGCCTGCTTCGGTATTGGCATCGGGTTGTGCTCCTTGGTCATTAATTTTACAAAAAAAGTCGGCGCATAA
- the pdxA gene encoding 4-hydroxythreonine-4-phosphate dehydrogenase PdxA produces the protein MKSKFVGITMGDPAGVGPEVSLKAIEAKAEYKESVLIYGSYAVLAYYHRLLNLQTPLVQIGCAADFQPGKINVISVVDLALGKDLEIGKVSPVAGDAAYRYIERAIGDALKGEISVVTTAPLNKEALHLGGHNYDGHTEIFATLTETKTYTMMLWSEKMSVVHVSTHCSLRDACDRVRKERVMECIHLADGAMKQLGVADPKVAVAGLNPHSGESGIFGQEDLEEITPAVAAAQAEGLHVEGPVPPDTVFLKAYKGIFDIVVAMYHDQGHIPMKMVAFDFGVNVTLGLPIIRTSVDHGTAFDIAGKGIAKVDSMLYAVDLGKRFAEG, from the coding sequence GTGAAATCAAAATTTGTAGGTATTACTATGGGTGATCCTGCCGGTGTCGGTCCCGAGGTGTCGTTGAAGGCGATTGAAGCGAAAGCGGAGTATAAAGAGTCGGTGCTGATCTACGGCAGTTATGCGGTTCTTGCCTATTATCACCGCCTGCTGAACTTGCAGACGCCGCTGGTGCAGATAGGATGTGCGGCCGATTTTCAGCCGGGTAAAATCAACGTTATTTCCGTCGTTGACCTGGCGTTAGGAAAAGATCTCGAAATCGGCAAGGTATCTCCCGTTGCCGGCGATGCGGCGTATCGCTATATCGAGCGAGCTATCGGCGACGCGCTGAAAGGGGAGATCAGCGTCGTTACGACGGCGCCGTTGAACAAGGAGGCTCTGCATCTTGGCGGGCATAACTATGACGGCCATACGGAGATCTTTGCGACGCTGACGGAGACGAAGACCTATACGATGATGCTCTGGAGCGAAAAGATGTCCGTCGTTCATGTTTCTACACACTGTTCGCTGCGCGATGCCTGTGACCGTGTCCGAAAGGAGCGCGTCATGGAATGTATTCATCTGGCCGACGGCGCGATGAAACAGCTCGGCGTCGCGGACCCGAAAGTTGCCGTTGCCGGTTTGAATCCGCACAGCGGTGAATCGGGCATTTTCGGGCAAGAAGATCTTGAGGAAATTACGCCGGCTGTCGCAGCGGCGCAGGCCGAAGGCCTTCACGTCGAAGGACCGGTACCGCCTGATACGGTGTTCTTAAAAGCTTATAAAGGCATCTTTGATATTGTCGTTGCCATGTACCACGATCAAGGTCATATTCCCATGAAGATGGTTGCCTTTGATTTCGGCGTTAACGTAACCTTGGGATTGCCGATCATTCGCACTTCCGTCGATCACGGCACGGCTTTTGATATTGCCGGCAAAGGGATTGCCAAAGTAGACAGTATGCTCTATGCCGTAGACTTAGGGAAACGATTTGCAGAAGGTTAA
- the dapA gene encoding 4-hydroxy-tetrahydrodipicolinate synthase: MFKAEGLITPVVTALTDKETFDKRAYQAFINHLIEAGVHGIFPLGTNGEFYAFSAAEKLEIIEAAVEAVNGRVPVYAGTGCVTTKETIEMSLAAKKLGVDCLSVITPYFVKASQGDLYEHFSEVAKHVDMPILLYNIPARTGNAIEWTTVKKLAAFENIIGIKDSSRNFDNMLKYIENTDPRLNVLPGSDSLILWALLAGGTGAISGCSNVFPELMVSIYNYWKEGDIEKANEAQKKIRPFRNVMQMGNPNSVVKLAVNMRGYHVGPARQPSNCTDPAIKAALEEVFTLY; this comes from the coding sequence ATGTTTAAAGCTGAAGGATTGATTACCCCTGTTGTGACTGCCTTAACGGACAAAGAAACGTTTGATAAGCGTGCTTACCAAGCCTTTATCAACCACTTGATTGAAGCCGGCGTGCACGGTATTTTCCCGTTGGGAACGAACGGCGAATTTTATGCCTTTTCGGCAGCTGAAAAACTTGAAATCATTGAAGCGGCTGTAGAAGCAGTTAACGGACGTGTTCCCGTCTATGCCGGCACGGGCTGCGTTACGACGAAAGAAACGATTGAAATGTCTTTAGCCGCCAAGAAATTGGGCGTTGACTGCCTCTCTGTTATTACGCCGTATTTCGTTAAAGCCTCGCAAGGCGATTTATACGAACATTTCAGTGAAGTGGCAAAACACGTCGACATGCCGATTTTGCTCTACAACATTCCGGCTCGCACAGGTAATGCCATTGAATGGACGACAGTTAAGAAATTGGCGGCTTTTGAAAATATTATCGGTATCAAAGATTCATCGAGAAACTTCGACAATATGCTGAAATATATCGAAAATACAGATCCGCGTCTGAACGTTCTGCCCGGCAGCGATTCGCTGATTCTCTGGGCCTTGTTGGCCGGCGGCACAGGCGCTATTTCGGGCTGCTCCAACGTTTTCCCCGAATTAATGGTCAGCATCTACAACTACTGGAAAGAAGGCGACATTGAAAAGGCCAACGAAGCGCAGAAGAAAATTCGCCCCTTCCGCAACGTTATGCAAATGGGCAACCCGAATTCCGTCGTAAAATTGGCTGTCAATATGCGCGGCTATCATGTAGGCCCGGCACGTCAACCGTCTAATTGCACCGACCCTGCTATTAAAGCGGCATTGGAAGAAGTCTTTACATTATATTAA